One genomic region from Electrophorus electricus isolate fEleEle1 chromosome 23, fEleEle1.pri, whole genome shotgun sequence encodes:
- the pcsk1nl gene encoding proprotein convertase subtilisin/kexin type 1 inhibitor, like isoform X1, with protein MSGPWTSSVLLLISVAFLQSPLLDAKPLSAVHGGGAARLRRDLRDSLPYEAQMMSYAPADFKGRGNDLYYQPDALRAQELGQAIQRLVENDQKWDHEAAYLAGLLRLLSEAENNGQGKREEEEEGEEGDFQGPYPPDYDETEQTLSIVNPQALLDPQLSEALLNRYRQERLLQTRLGSAAGRVPESGQQQDQEELRYLVKRILSSLASGNQLSPSNRRAKRDVSGVAGIGQGGATTLRRARRSLDSVPVSAPNAEASLIRVKRLGEDDDDDEGFGSHSNRSPRVGLQRMKRIDTDLTPPQKHSRKRRAVTYDPNVIAQHILQYLPA; from the exons ATGTCGGGCCCTTGGACCAGCTCCGTATTGCTCCTCATCTCCGTGGCCTTCCTCCAGAGCCCATTGCTTGACgccaag CCTCTCTCTGCAGTTCATGGAGGCGGAGCTGCACGCCTTCGCCGTGACCTGCGGGATTCGCTGCCTTACGAGGCCCAGATGATGTCATACGCCCCTGCAGACTTCAAGGGCAGGGGCAACGATCTGTACTACCAACCAGATGCCTTGAGGGCACAGGAGCTGGGCCAAGCCATCCAGCGtttggtggagaatgaccagaAGTGGGACCACGAGGCAGCATACCTGGCAGGTTTGCTGCGCCTGCTGAGCGAGGCAGAGAACAATGGCCAAGGCAAAcgggaggaagaagaagagggggaggaaggagaTTTCCAGGGGCCGTACCCTCCAGACTATGATGAGACAGAGCAGACCCTCAGCATTGTGAATCCCCAGGCCTTGTTGGACCCACAGCTGAGTGAAGCTCTGCTCAACCGCTACCGACAGGAGAGGCTGCTGCAGACACGGCTTGGCTCTGCAGCTGGCCGTGTCCCGGAGAGTGGGCAGCAGCAAGACCAGGAAGAACTCCG GTACCTGGTTAAGAGAATCCTCTCCAGTCTGGCATCAGGGAACCAACTGAGCCCCTCCAATCGACGAGCCAAGCGTGATGTGAGCGGAGTGGCCGGCATCGGACAGGGAGGAGCTACCACATTGAGACGGGCCAGACGCTCTCTAgactctgtccctgtgtctgctCCCAATGCTGAGGCCTCCCTGATACGGGTGAAGAGGTTgggtgaagatgatgatgatgatgaaggttTTGGCAGTCACAGTAACAGATCCCCCCGTGTTGGTTTGCAGAGGATGAAACGTATCGACACAGACCTGACCCCACCTCAGAAACACAGCCGTAAGCGCCGAGCAGTGACCTACGATCCCAATGTCATTGCTCAGCACATCCTGCAGTACCTACCAGCataa
- the pcsk1nl gene encoding proprotein convertase subtilisin/kexin type 1 inhibitor, like isoform X2, producing the protein MSGPWTSSVLLLISVAFLQSPLLDAKPLSAVHGGGAARLRRDLRDSLPYEAQMMSYAPADFKGRGNDLYYQPDALRAQELGQAIQRLVENDQKWDHEAAYLAGLLRLLSEAENNGQGKREEEEEGEEGDFQGPYPPDYDETEQTLSIVNPQALLDPQLSEALLNRYRQERLLQTRLGSAAGRVPESGQQQDQEELRYLVKRILSSLASGNQLSPSNRRAKRDVSGVAGIGQGGATTLRRARRSLDSVPVSAPNAEASLIRVKRLGEDDDDDEGFGSHSNRSPRVGLQRMKRIDTDLTPPQKHSPAPVSHEMVLPSKQTVGMLAVK; encoded by the exons ATGTCGGGCCCTTGGACCAGCTCCGTATTGCTCCTCATCTCCGTGGCCTTCCTCCAGAGCCCATTGCTTGACgccaag CCTCTCTCTGCAGTTCATGGAGGCGGAGCTGCACGCCTTCGCCGTGACCTGCGGGATTCGCTGCCTTACGAGGCCCAGATGATGTCATACGCCCCTGCAGACTTCAAGGGCAGGGGCAACGATCTGTACTACCAACCAGATGCCTTGAGGGCACAGGAGCTGGGCCAAGCCATCCAGCGtttggtggagaatgaccagaAGTGGGACCACGAGGCAGCATACCTGGCAGGTTTGCTGCGCCTGCTGAGCGAGGCAGAGAACAATGGCCAAGGCAAAcgggaggaagaagaagagggggaggaaggagaTTTCCAGGGGCCGTACCCTCCAGACTATGATGAGACAGAGCAGACCCTCAGCATTGTGAATCCCCAGGCCTTGTTGGACCCACAGCTGAGTGAAGCTCTGCTCAACCGCTACCGACAGGAGAGGCTGCTGCAGACACGGCTTGGCTCTGCAGCTGGCCGTGTCCCGGAGAGTGGGCAGCAGCAAGACCAGGAAGAACTCCG GTACCTGGTTAAGAGAATCCTCTCCAGTCTGGCATCAGGGAACCAACTGAGCCCCTCCAATCGACGAGCCAAGCGTGATGTGAGCGGAGTGGCCGGCATCGGACAGGGAGGAGCTACCACATTGAGACGGGCCAGACGCTCTCTAgactctgtccctgtgtctgctCCCAATGCTGAGGCCTCCCTGATACGGGTGAAGAGGTTgggtgaagatgatgatgatgatgaaggttTTGGCAGTCACAGTAACAGATCCCCCCGTGTTGGTTTGCAGAGGATGAAACGTATCGACACAGACCTGACCCCACCTCAGAAACACAGCC CAGCGCCAGTGAGTCACGAAATGGTTCTGCCTAGCAAGCAGACGGTCGGTATGTTGGCAGTGAAGTAG
- the lhfpl4b gene encoding LHFPL tetraspan subfamily member 3 protein isoform X1: MHSHASDMARLYQTEFVRSARAVGVLWAVCTLCFAVIEVVILIQPSWVGTRELRYRGGTVATPPQAGTLGLFEVCVETDWPVPECRGSLRTLTPLPAFQSPAVLVCISLTMVWVSVGCLCLFRFCNAATVYNICAWLQLTAGFCLALACVVFPDTWECKEMRALCGEAVGSFSPGNCTVHWAYVLAILGVLDAAILATLAFVLANRQDALLPDDAKDGEVTGLLLAA, translated from the exons ATGCACTCCCATGCCTCGGACATGGCTCGGCTCTACCAGACAGAGTTTGTGCGCAGCGCACGGGCTGTGGGTGTCCTGTGGGCTGTGTGCACCCTCTGCTTTGCCGTCATTGAGGTGGTCATCCTCATCCAGCCATCGTGGGTCGGCACGCGCGAGCTGCGTTACCGTGGTGGCACTGTAGCCACGCCCCCCCAGGCAGGCACCCTGGGCCTGTTCGAGGTGTGCGTGGAGACGGACTGGCCCGTGCCCGAATGCAGGGGTTCCCTGCGCACGCTCACCCCCCTGCCAGCGTTCCAGTCTCCGGCCGTGCTGGTGTGCATTTCCCTCACCATGGTGTGGGTCAGCGTCGGCTGCCTGTGTCTCTTCCGCTTTTGCAATGCTGCTACCGTGTATAACATCTGCGCCTGGCTGCAGCTGACCGCAG GTTTCTGCCTGGCTCTGGCCTGCGTGGTGTTCCCGGACACCTGGGAATGCAAGGAGATGCGGGCTCTCTGTGGCGAGGCTGTGGGCAGTTTCTCCCCGGGGAACTGCACCGTGCACTGGGCCTATGTGCTGGCCATTCTGGGCGTGCTGGATGCAGCCATCCTCGCAACTCTCGCATTTGTGTTGGCTAACAGGCAAGATGCACTACTCCCAGATGATGCCAAGGATGGTGAGG TGACTGGGCTGTTACTGGCAGCGTAG
- the lhfpl4b gene encoding LHFPL tetraspan subfamily member 3 protein isoform X2, protein MHSHASDMARLYQTEFVRSARAVGVLWAVCTLCFAVIEVVILIQPSWVGTRELRYRGGTVATPPQAGTLGLFEVCVETDWPVPECRGSLRTLTPLPAFQSPAVLVCISLTMVWVSVGCLCLFRFCNAATVYNICAWLQLTAGFCLALACVVFPDTWECKEMRALCGEAVGSFSPGNCTVHWAYVLAILGVLDAAILATLAFVLANRQDALLPDDAKDVTGLLLAA, encoded by the exons ATGCACTCCCATGCCTCGGACATGGCTCGGCTCTACCAGACAGAGTTTGTGCGCAGCGCACGGGCTGTGGGTGTCCTGTGGGCTGTGTGCACCCTCTGCTTTGCCGTCATTGAGGTGGTCATCCTCATCCAGCCATCGTGGGTCGGCACGCGCGAGCTGCGTTACCGTGGTGGCACTGTAGCCACGCCCCCCCAGGCAGGCACCCTGGGCCTGTTCGAGGTGTGCGTGGAGACGGACTGGCCCGTGCCCGAATGCAGGGGTTCCCTGCGCACGCTCACCCCCCTGCCAGCGTTCCAGTCTCCGGCCGTGCTGGTGTGCATTTCCCTCACCATGGTGTGGGTCAGCGTCGGCTGCCTGTGTCTCTTCCGCTTTTGCAATGCTGCTACCGTGTATAACATCTGCGCCTGGCTGCAGCTGACCGCAG GTTTCTGCCTGGCTCTGGCCTGCGTGGTGTTCCCGGACACCTGGGAATGCAAGGAGATGCGGGCTCTCTGTGGCGAGGCTGTGGGCAGTTTCTCCCCGGGGAACTGCACCGTGCACTGGGCCTATGTGCTGGCCATTCTGGGCGTGCTGGATGCAGCCATCCTCGCAACTCTCGCATTTGTGTTGGCTAACAGGCAAGATGCACTACTCCCAGATGATGCCAAGGATG TGACTGGGCTGTTACTGGCAGCGTAG
- the hdac6 gene encoding histone deacetylase 6 isoform X1: MDSASDPTPPRPKNCTGFPQKPSHNSKRQSSKQSHKQSLQETRRKGRMDRGKGEDEMTNKLKNLDLKCKQKATGTGVAYSDAFSRFHCLWDTSHSECPERVVTIVKMMEEEGLLSRCVQVETRAASEDELSLVHTKEYIDRMKSTQKMTVEELKSVSEDYDSVYLHPESFTCACLGAGSLLQLVDKVMTSELLNGFSVCRPPGHHAHADKMNGYCMFNNLAVAARYAQKHHAVQRVLIVDWDVHHGQGIQHIFQQDPSVLYFSVHRYEGGSFWPHMPESDSSAVGLGAGQGYNINLPWKKLGMGDGDYVTAFQRLLLPIAYEFQPQLVLVAAGFDSVVGDPKGEMCVSPQCCSVLTHMLMGLAEGRLVFALEGGYNLQATAAGACASLKALLGDPCPHLPCPGAPSESGLKSISDTVSALYPFWTSLQTLEGGPLSEKEPLPSPVCVEIKLESSSLGTGLVYDQRMMEHHNMWNSHHPELPQRIFRIFSCHENLGLVTRCERIPARLATEDELMLCHGSAHIATIKSTEQMKPRDLHRLCDEYNSIYISNESYKCALLAAGACFNCARAVLTGQVRNAVAIVRPPGHHAESDTACGFCFFNTAALTARYAQSITHEALRVLIVDWDVHHGNGTQHIFESDCSVLYISLHRYENATFFPSSEDANYNKVGQGRGTGYNVNIPWNGAKMGDPEYLAAFHNIVMPVAREFAPELVLVSAGFDAARGDPLGGYQVTPECYAHLTHQLLSLAAGRVLIILEGGYNLTSISESMAMCTSMLLGDTPPLLPPLPPPHPNATLTINNVLRAHAPYWRSLRIQIPESLRLSLPSLKPKGKRPSAGKKSPPHITPDQRRQQSIPVTTSPASPATAQEDSGLDELTQGLCLLDLSTSSSANSSPTSVPVGGARPKVKPSPQRDAMAMQEVSPLKVMERDSEEDGMKAESTAVKEEKQLASEVAVGGAAVAMDDQQSCEPEGACGYTKKSVFELVCGTVDVGGDTMYVVEPLSWCPHLDSVRPVPPGGMDVFRPCEECGAEMENWICLCCYKVLCGRFVNEHMVTHSQVSGHALVLSFADLSVWCYPCESYVHNKMLYEAKNSAHLTKFGEEIPPIN; the protein is encoded by the exons ATGGATTCTGCCTCAGATCCCACTCCACCTAGACCTAAAAACTGCACTGGTTTTCCGCAAAAGCCATCACACAACTCCAAG AGGCAAAGCAGCAAACAAAGCCACAAGCAGAGTCTGCAGGAGACCAGGAGGAAGGGCAGAATGGATCGGGGAAAAGGCGAAGACGAGATGACCAATAAGCTCAAAAACCTG GATTTGAAATGCAAGCAGAAGGCAACTGGAACAGGCGTTGCTTACTCAGATGCCTTCTCTCGCTTTCACTGCCTGTGGGACACTAG CCACTCGGAGTGTCCAGAGAGGGTGGTCACCATAGTGAagatgatggaggaggaggGACTGCTGTCTCGCTGTGTACAGGTGGAG ACCAGAGCTGCATCAGAGGACGAGCTTTCACTGGTTCACAC gaaGGAATACATTGATCGGATGAAGTCCACACAGAAGATGACAGTAGAAGAACTGAAGTCTGTCTCTGAAGATTATGACTCTGTCTACCTCCATCCT gaatCTTTCACCTGTGCCTGTCTAGGAGCTGGCTCCCTGCTCCAACTGGTTGACAAGGTGATGACATCAGAACTTCTGAATGGCTtctctgtgtgtag GCCTCCGGGACACCATGCCCATGCCGACAAGATGAATGGCTACTGTATGTTTAATAACCTGGCAGTAGCAGCGCGCTACGCCCAGAAACATCACGCCGTCCAGCG GGTTCTGATTGTGGACTGGGATGTGCATCATGGCCAGGGCATCCAGCACATCTTCCAGCAGGATCCCAG tgttctgtatttctctgtgcaTCGCTATGAGGGTGGTTCATTCTGGCCACACATGCCGGAGTCTGACAGCAGTGCTGTTGGTTTGGGAGCTGGACAGGGTTACAACATTAACCTTCCTTGGAAGAAG TTAGGGATGGGGGATGGAGACTACGTCACAGCCTTCCAGAGACTTCTGCTACCCATAGCCTACGAG tTTCAGCCGCAGCTTGTGTTAGTGGCCGCAGGCTTTGATTCTGTGGTTGGTGACCCCAAG ggagagatgtgtgtgagtccCCAGTGTTGctctgtactcacacacatgctgatgGGCCTGGCTGAAGGCAGATTGGTTTTTGCACTGGAG GGTGGCTATAACCTGCAGGCCACAGCAGCAGGTGCCTGTGCTAGCTTGAAGGCCCTACTAGGTGACCCCTGCCCTCACCTGCCCTGCCCAGGAGCACCGAGTGAGAG TGGTCTGAAGTCCATCTCTgacacagtctctgctctgtaTCCATTTTGGACCAGCCTGCAGACTCTGG AGGGAGGTCCTCTCTCCGAGAAAGAGCCTCTTCCTTCTCCAGTGTGTGTCGAGATTAAACTGGAGTCATCATCACTGGGCACTGGTCTTGTGTATGACCAGcgcatgatggagcaccacaACATGTGGAATAG CCATCACCCTGAGCTCCCTCAGAGAATCTTTCGGATATTTTCCTGCCATGAGAATTTGGGGCTTGTGACCCGCTGTGAGCGCATACCGGCCCGTTTGGCCACGGAGGATGAACTCATGCTCTGCCATGG CTCAGCGCACATAGCCACCATAAAGAGCACAGAACAGATGAAGCCCAGAGACCTGCATCGGCTTTGTGACGAGTACAACTCCATCTACATCAGCAACGAGAGTTACAAGTGTGCACTGCTGGCGGCGGGCGCCTGCTTCAACTGTGCCCGCGCCGTCCTCACGGGCCAG GTGAGGAACGCCGTAGCCATTGTGCGTCCCCCTGGCCACCATGCCGAGAGTGACACTGCCTGCGGCTTCTGCTTCTTCAACACGGCCGCCCTCACCGCCCGCTATGCCCAGAGCATCACCCACGAAGCCCTGCGCGTCCTCATCGTCGACTGGGATGTGCACCATGGCAACGGCACCCAGCACATCTTCGAGAGTGACTGCAG CGTTCTGTACATTTCTCTCCATCGCTACGAGAATGCCACATTCTTCCCCTCGTCAGAGGACGCTAACTACAATAAGGTAGGCCAGGGGAGAGGCACAGGCTACAATGTCAACATCCCCTGGAATGGAGCCAAGATGGGGGACCCTGAATACCTGGCAGCTTTCCACAACATAGTGATGCCTGTAGCACGAGAG TTTGCCCCAGAGTTGGTACTGGTTTCGGCTGGGTTCGATGCAGCACGAGGTGACCCTCTGGGCGGGTACCAGGTGACCCCAGAATGCTACGCCCACCTCACCCACCAGCTGCTGAGTCTAGCGGCAGGCCGGGTGCTCATCATCCTGGAG GGGGGTTACAACCTCACCTCCATCTCTGAGTCCATGGCCATGTGCACTAGCATGCTGCTGGGAGACACACCCCCACTGCtgccccctcttcctcctccacacCCCAACGCCACTCTCACCATCAACAACGTGCTGAGAGCGCACGCCCCCTACTGGAGATCTCTCAGAATACAGA TTCCAGAGTCTCTGCGTTTGTCCTTGCCCTCTCTGAAACCCAAAGGCAAGCGACCATCAGCAGGCAAAAAGTCTCCTCCTCACATCACCCCTGACCAGCGGCGACAGCAAAGTATCCCAGTGACGACTTCTCCAGCATCGCCCGCTACTGCTCAGGAGGACTCTGGCCTAGATGAGCTCACTCAGGGCCTGTGCTTGCTGGACCTTAGCACATCTTCCTCTGCCAACTCCAGCCCCACCTCTGTGCCTGTGGGCGGGGCAAGACCAAAGGTGAAGCCCAGCCCACAGAGGGACGCCATGGCGATGCAGGAGGTGTCGCCACTaaaagtgatggagagagacagcgaggaGGATGGCATGAAAGCTGAGTCCACAGCTGTCAAAGAGGAGAAGCAG TTAGCGTCAGAGGTGGCGGTAGGAGGagctgctgttgccatggacGACCAGCAGAGCTGTGAGCCAGAGGGAGCGTGTGGCTACACGAAGAAATCTGTGTTTGAGCTGGTGTGTGGCACTGTGGACGTGGGCGGG GACACAATGTACGTGGTGGAGCCGCTGTCGTGGTGCCCCCACCTGGACTCGGTGCGCCCGGTGCCACCGGGGGGCATGGATGTGTTCCGGCCATGCGAGGAGTGTGGAGCCGAGATGGAGAACTGGATCTGCCTCTGCTGCTACAAG GTGTTATGTGGGCGCTTTGTGAACGAGCACATGGTGACCCACAGCCAGGTGTCTGGCCACGCCCTGGTCCTCAGCTTCGCTGACCTGTCCGTCTGGTGCTACCCCTGCGAGTCCTACGTCCACAACAAG atgctGTATGAAGCCAAGAACTCTGCTCATCTTACCAAGTTTGGGGAAGAAATCCCCCCCATCAACTAA
- the hdac6 gene encoding histone deacetylase 6 isoform X2 — MDSASDPTPPRPKNCTGFPQKPSHNSKRQSSKQSHKQSLQETRRKGRMDRGKGEDEMTNKLKNLDLKCKQKATGTGVAYSDAFSRFHCLWDTSHSECPERVVTIVKMMEEEGLLSRCVQVETRAASEDELSLVHTKEYIDRMKSTQKMTVEELKSVSEDYDSVYLHPESFTCACLGAGSLLQLVDKVMTSELLNGFSVCRPPGHHAHADKMNGYCMFNNLAVAARYAQKHHAVQRVLIVDWDVHHGQGIQHIFQQDPSVLYFSVHRYEGGSFWPHMPESDSSAVGLGAGQGYNINLPWKKLGMGDGDYVTAFQRLLLPIAYEFQPQLVLVAAGFDSVVGDPKGEMCVSPQCCSVLTHMLMGLAEGRLVFALEGGYNLQATAAGACASLKALLGDPCPHLPCPGAPSESGLKSISDTVSALYPFWTSLQTLEGGPLSEKEPLPSPVCVEIKLESSSLGTGLVYDQRMMEHHNMWNSHHPELPQRIFRIFSCHENLGLVTRCERIPARLATEDELMLCHGSAHIATIKSTEQMKPRDLHRLCDEYNSIYISNESYKCALLAAGACFNCARAVLTGQVRNAVAIVRPPGHHAESDTACGFCFFNTAALTARYAQSITHEALRVLIVDWDVHHGNGTQHIFESDCSVLYISLHRYENATFFPSSEDANYNKVGQGRGTGYNVNIPWNGAKMGDPEYLAAFHNIVMPVAREFAPELVLVSAGFDAARGDPLGGYQVTPECYAHLTHQLLSLAAGRVLIILEGGYNLTSISESMAMCTSMLLGDTPPLLPPLPPPHPNATLTINNVLRAHAPYWRSLRIQIPESLRLSLPSLKPKGKRPSAGKKSPPHITPDQRRQQSIPVTTSPASPATAQEDSGLDELTQGLCLLDLSTSSSANSSPTSVPVGGARPKVKPSPQRDAMAMQEVSPLKVMERDSEEDGMKAESTAVKEEKQLASEVAVGGAAVAMDDQQSCEPEGACGYTKKSVFELVCGTVDVGGDTMYVVEPLSWCPHLDSVRPVPPGGMDVFRPCEECGAEMENWICLCCYKIVYRHHTVDCTVSVHCPDSLAWIQGPQPCSGFFALQFSHGVMGKAWRALITWIVCAEA; from the exons ATGGATTCTGCCTCAGATCCCACTCCACCTAGACCTAAAAACTGCACTGGTTTTCCGCAAAAGCCATCACACAACTCCAAG AGGCAAAGCAGCAAACAAAGCCACAAGCAGAGTCTGCAGGAGACCAGGAGGAAGGGCAGAATGGATCGGGGAAAAGGCGAAGACGAGATGACCAATAAGCTCAAAAACCTG GATTTGAAATGCAAGCAGAAGGCAACTGGAACAGGCGTTGCTTACTCAGATGCCTTCTCTCGCTTTCACTGCCTGTGGGACACTAG CCACTCGGAGTGTCCAGAGAGGGTGGTCACCATAGTGAagatgatggaggaggaggGACTGCTGTCTCGCTGTGTACAGGTGGAG ACCAGAGCTGCATCAGAGGACGAGCTTTCACTGGTTCACAC gaaGGAATACATTGATCGGATGAAGTCCACACAGAAGATGACAGTAGAAGAACTGAAGTCTGTCTCTGAAGATTATGACTCTGTCTACCTCCATCCT gaatCTTTCACCTGTGCCTGTCTAGGAGCTGGCTCCCTGCTCCAACTGGTTGACAAGGTGATGACATCAGAACTTCTGAATGGCTtctctgtgtgtag GCCTCCGGGACACCATGCCCATGCCGACAAGATGAATGGCTACTGTATGTTTAATAACCTGGCAGTAGCAGCGCGCTACGCCCAGAAACATCACGCCGTCCAGCG GGTTCTGATTGTGGACTGGGATGTGCATCATGGCCAGGGCATCCAGCACATCTTCCAGCAGGATCCCAG tgttctgtatttctctgtgcaTCGCTATGAGGGTGGTTCATTCTGGCCACACATGCCGGAGTCTGACAGCAGTGCTGTTGGTTTGGGAGCTGGACAGGGTTACAACATTAACCTTCCTTGGAAGAAG TTAGGGATGGGGGATGGAGACTACGTCACAGCCTTCCAGAGACTTCTGCTACCCATAGCCTACGAG tTTCAGCCGCAGCTTGTGTTAGTGGCCGCAGGCTTTGATTCTGTGGTTGGTGACCCCAAG ggagagatgtgtgtgagtccCCAGTGTTGctctgtactcacacacatgctgatgGGCCTGGCTGAAGGCAGATTGGTTTTTGCACTGGAG GGTGGCTATAACCTGCAGGCCACAGCAGCAGGTGCCTGTGCTAGCTTGAAGGCCCTACTAGGTGACCCCTGCCCTCACCTGCCCTGCCCAGGAGCACCGAGTGAGAG TGGTCTGAAGTCCATCTCTgacacagtctctgctctgtaTCCATTTTGGACCAGCCTGCAGACTCTGG AGGGAGGTCCTCTCTCCGAGAAAGAGCCTCTTCCTTCTCCAGTGTGTGTCGAGATTAAACTGGAGTCATCATCACTGGGCACTGGTCTTGTGTATGACCAGcgcatgatggagcaccacaACATGTGGAATAG CCATCACCCTGAGCTCCCTCAGAGAATCTTTCGGATATTTTCCTGCCATGAGAATTTGGGGCTTGTGACCCGCTGTGAGCGCATACCGGCCCGTTTGGCCACGGAGGATGAACTCATGCTCTGCCATGG CTCAGCGCACATAGCCACCATAAAGAGCACAGAACAGATGAAGCCCAGAGACCTGCATCGGCTTTGTGACGAGTACAACTCCATCTACATCAGCAACGAGAGTTACAAGTGTGCACTGCTGGCGGCGGGCGCCTGCTTCAACTGTGCCCGCGCCGTCCTCACGGGCCAG GTGAGGAACGCCGTAGCCATTGTGCGTCCCCCTGGCCACCATGCCGAGAGTGACACTGCCTGCGGCTTCTGCTTCTTCAACACGGCCGCCCTCACCGCCCGCTATGCCCAGAGCATCACCCACGAAGCCCTGCGCGTCCTCATCGTCGACTGGGATGTGCACCATGGCAACGGCACCCAGCACATCTTCGAGAGTGACTGCAG CGTTCTGTACATTTCTCTCCATCGCTACGAGAATGCCACATTCTTCCCCTCGTCAGAGGACGCTAACTACAATAAGGTAGGCCAGGGGAGAGGCACAGGCTACAATGTCAACATCCCCTGGAATGGAGCCAAGATGGGGGACCCTGAATACCTGGCAGCTTTCCACAACATAGTGATGCCTGTAGCACGAGAG TTTGCCCCAGAGTTGGTACTGGTTTCGGCTGGGTTCGATGCAGCACGAGGTGACCCTCTGGGCGGGTACCAGGTGACCCCAGAATGCTACGCCCACCTCACCCACCAGCTGCTGAGTCTAGCGGCAGGCCGGGTGCTCATCATCCTGGAG GGGGGTTACAACCTCACCTCCATCTCTGAGTCCATGGCCATGTGCACTAGCATGCTGCTGGGAGACACACCCCCACTGCtgccccctcttcctcctccacacCCCAACGCCACTCTCACCATCAACAACGTGCTGAGAGCGCACGCCCCCTACTGGAGATCTCTCAGAATACAGA TTCCAGAGTCTCTGCGTTTGTCCTTGCCCTCTCTGAAACCCAAAGGCAAGCGACCATCAGCAGGCAAAAAGTCTCCTCCTCACATCACCCCTGACCAGCGGCGACAGCAAAGTATCCCAGTGACGACTTCTCCAGCATCGCCCGCTACTGCTCAGGAGGACTCTGGCCTAGATGAGCTCACTCAGGGCCTGTGCTTGCTGGACCTTAGCACATCTTCCTCTGCCAACTCCAGCCCCACCTCTGTGCCTGTGGGCGGGGCAAGACCAAAGGTGAAGCCCAGCCCACAGAGGGACGCCATGGCGATGCAGGAGGTGTCGCCACTaaaagtgatggagagagacagcgaggaGGATGGCATGAAAGCTGAGTCCACAGCTGTCAAAGAGGAGAAGCAG TTAGCGTCAGAGGTGGCGGTAGGAGGagctgctgttgccatggacGACCAGCAGAGCTGTGAGCCAGAGGGAGCGTGTGGCTACACGAAGAAATCTGTGTTTGAGCTGGTGTGTGGCACTGTGGACGTGGGCGGG GACACAATGTACGTGGTGGAGCCGCTGTCGTGGTGCCCCCACCTGGACTCGGTGCGCCCGGTGCCACCGGGGGGCATGGATGTGTTCCGGCCATGCGAGGAGTGTGGAGCCGAGATGGAGAACTGGATCTGCCTCTGCTGCTACAAG ATTGTCTACCGTCACCATACAGTCGACTGCACAGTTTCTGTCCACTGCCCAGATAGCCTGGCATGGATTCAAGGACCCCAGCCGTGTTCCGGTTTTTTTGCCCTCCAGTTCTCGCACGGTGTGATGGGGAAGGCGTGGCGTGCGCTGATAACATGGATCGTGTGTGCCGAGGCCTGA